The Campylobacter sp. CN_NE2 genome contains a region encoding:
- a CDS encoding primosomal protein N', which produces MPYYKTAVLGSNLRPLLYFSQKKIPDFSIVKIPLGKQSVKNAVVLGICDEPTFENGKKFEIKEIIEITNLYFTPYQANLAEFIAYYYVCEIGMVFDIFTPCEKIEQNLQICKFENLPNLTDKQQKAYEFASNNETSLIFGDTGSGKSEIYINLIAKTLEVGKQSLFLMPEIALTPQMEKRLKSYFGENIALWHSKIAPKKKSEILEKFTKGEIKLVAGARSALFLPFTNLGLIVVDEEHDDSYKSAQKPRYNARDLAIFIGKKLDIKVVLGSATPSLTTYAKQPNFRLKGTFFQSEKKFIYDICETSLSDTILSQISKSLNANHQAIVFLPTRANYKYIICQNCKTIQKCPFCAVAMSYHEKSNSLKCHYCGFSNFYKIPCAKCGGNLMEARKIGTSEIVKQLENKFPNAKIAKFDRDEITTQKKLENLLKDFNDAKIDILVGTQMLSKGHDYHNVDLAVIMGIDEQLSYADFRAREKTLALVMQVSGRAGRAGVGRVVLQTQHCEFFKDYIENYDEFLSDESTMREPLYPPFARLLRILISHKNDGTAKDTTEKAVQILKTAPNVEIIGHGKAGIEYIASKYRYEILLRSNSPKALINAANLVRDLPNLEIDMDPINFS; this is translated from the coding sequence ATGCCATACTACAAAACAGCGGTTTTAGGAAGCAACCTAAGACCGCTTTTATATTTTAGCCAAAAAAAAATTCCAGATTTTAGCATTGTTAAAATTCCGCTTGGAAAACAAAGCGTTAAAAATGCCGTTGTTTTAGGCATTTGTGATGAGCCGACTTTTGAAAATGGTAAAAAATTTGAAATCAAAGAAATAATTGAAATCACAAATTTATATTTTACGCCGTATCAGGCGAATTTAGCCGAATTTATCGCATATTATTATGTTTGCGAAATCGGCATGGTTTTTGATATTTTTACGCCGTGCGAAAAAATAGAGCAAAATTTGCAAATTTGCAAATTTGAAAATTTGCCAAATTTAACCGACAAACAACAAAAAGCTTACGAATTCGCTAGCAATAACGAAACTTCGCTTATTTTTGGCGACACAGGAAGCGGAAAAAGCGAAATTTATATAAATTTAATCGCAAAAACGCTGGAAGTTGGCAAACAATCTCTTTTTTTAATGCCCGAAATCGCCCTAACACCGCAAATGGAAAAACGCTTAAAAAGTTATTTTGGCGAAAATATCGCGCTTTGGCACTCAAAAATCGCTCCAAAAAAAAAGAGTGAAATTTTAGAAAAATTTACCAAAGGTGAAATTAAACTCGTCGCAGGGGCGCGTTCGGCGTTATTTTTACCTTTTACAAATTTAGGCTTAATCGTCGTCGATGAAGAACACGATGATAGCTATAAATCAGCTCAAAAACCCCGTTATAACGCAAGAGATTTAGCCATTTTTATCGGCAAAAAACTAGACATAAAGGTGGTTTTAGGAAGCGCGACGCCAAGCTTAACAACTTATGCCAAACAGCCAAATTTTCGCTTAAAAGGGACATTTTTTCAAAGCGAGAAAAAATTTATCTATGATATTTGCGAAACTTCGCTTTCTGATACGATACTTTCGCAAATTTCAAAAAGCCTAAATGCAAACCACCAAGCTATCGTGTTTTTGCCAACAAGGGCAAATTACAAATATATAATTTGTCAAAATTGCAAAACGATTCAAAAATGCCCATTTTGCGCTGTTGCGATGAGCTATCACGAAAAATCAAATTCGCTAAAATGCCATTATTGTGGATTTAGTAATTTTTATAAAATTCCTTGTGCTAAATGTGGCGGAAACCTTATGGAAGCTCGTAAAATCGGCACTAGTGAAATCGTAAAACAGCTTGAAAATAAATTTCCAAACGCAAAAATAGCTAAATTTGATCGCGATGAAATCACGACGCAAAAAAAGTTAGAAAATTTGCTTAAAGATTTCAATGACGCTAAAATCGACATACTAGTTGGCACTCAAATGCTTAGCAAGGGGCATGATTATCACAATGTCGATTTAGCCGTTATTATGGGGATTGACGAGCAGTTAAGCTATGCAGATTTTAGAGCAAGAGAGAAAACTCTCGCCCTTGTCATGCAAGTTAGCGGTCGCGCCGGTCGTGCAGGGGTCGGCAGAGTGGTTTTGCAAACACAGCATTGCGAATTTTTTAAAGATTATATAGAAAATTATGATGAGTTTTTAAGCGATGAAAGCACTATGCGAGAGCCGTTATATCCGCCGTTTGCTAGACTTTTGCGAATTTTGATTTCGCATAAAAATGACGGCACGGCAAAAGATACAACAGAGAAAGCCGTGCAAATTTTAAAAACTGCACCAAATGTCGAAATTATCGGGCATGGCAAAGCAGGAATCGAATATATCGCTTCAAAATATCGTTATGAAATTTTGCTTCGTTCAAATTCGCCAAAAGCACTCATAAATGCAGCAAATTTGGTGCGAGATTTGCCAAATTTAGAAATCGATATGGATCCTATAAATTTTAGTTAA